The DNA window TCCGGCCGGTAACGAAAAGCTGCAGCATCAGGGTCAGGAATTGAACCAGGGTATCAACGCCCGAAAAGAAGCGGGTTTGCGCGGCGCGATCGGTGAAGTGCTCGGCCACGAAACGTGCCTGCTCGAAGTAAAGAAAGGTATTCACGCTGGCCAGCAGCGTGACAAACAGCGCAATGCCAAACAGCAACGGCGTCCTGAAAGCGTGAACCGCGCCGTCAAACGGGTTGCCGCCCAGCGCCGTATTGTCGCCGGGCGCCAATGTGCCGGCGCTGGCCGCGAAGGTTTTTTGCAGGTATTCGGCGCAGAAAAGGGTGAGCAGCAACAGCACGGTAGCAACCAGCAGCAGCCCGGCATTACCGATGACGGTCACAAACAGCACGCCGATCAGCGGGCCGGCAAGGCCACCAAGGCTGGCGCCGGCGGCCATCACGGCGAAAAGCCGTTTAGCTTGCTCTGGTGTGAACACATCAACCAGAATGCTCCAGGCCAGTGAAATCGCAATCAGGTTAAAGACCGACAGCCAGACAAAAAAGATCCGTGCCAGCCAAAGGGTTTCACCATGCAGATAAATGGCGCCGGCGAAAGCCATGGTGTTTACGGCAAAGAAACTGTAAACCCAGCGGGCGATATGTTTGCGTTTTGCCCGCGAAGCCAGCCACCCGAACAGTGGGCTGACGGCCAGGGTGGCGAAAAAGGTGGCGGTGAACAGCCACTGCAAATTCTCAACGCCGCCGACGATGCCCATCGTCTCCCTGATCGGCCGCATGGCGAAATAGCTGGCAAACAAGCTGAACTGCAGCATGAAACCCGCTGCGACCGCCCGGATTTCGCCTGGCTGAATGTTTAACCCGTGGTGCAATAATGCATGAAGATTCGCCATAGGTACTCCCCAGCGGCATGGCCGGCAACGGTTCATGGATCGGGCCCGAATAACTCACGGTCGTTGGCGTGCTGACAGGTTGAGTATAATCCCTCCGGCCGGTGCCGTAGGGGGAGGGCCGTTTGTATCTCACGGGGCCGAGTGCAGCCTGGGCCGATCCTGCGCTACGTAAATCAGGAAAACGTCTTTCTATAGCCAATCTTGTGCTTTGACTTATCAGGGTAAGTTCCGGAATTTATGGTTTTCCTTTGCTATTGGGCGGTGCTGCTATGTCTTTTCACAACCTTATTCCACGCCGGGTGTTCTATAGCGCCATGGTACTGATCGCGTTGCTGCTGCAATTTCCGGCCGCTGCGCAAACCGAATTGCGGATCGGTTATCAAAAATCCTCAACCCTGATGACGCTGCTGAAGTTGCAGGGCACGCTGGAAAAGGAGCTTGGCCCGCAGGGGGTGAACATCAGCTGGTTCGAGTTTTCCAGCGGCCTGCCGTTGCTTGAATCGCTGAATGTCGGCAACGTGGATATCTCTGCGGATGTGGCCGATACCGTGCCGGTGTTCGCCCAGGCGGCCGGGGCGGATTTAACCTATTTTGCCCGTGAAGAGGCCTCGCCGGACGCGCAGGCGATTTTGGTGCCGCAAACGTCCAGCTTAACCACGCTGGCGCAGTTGAAAGGCAAACGCATCGCGGTAACCAAAGCGGCGGGTAGCCACTATTTCCTGATCGCCGCGCTGGCCAAGGCGCATTTGAGCTTTAAAGACATTACGCCGGCCTATCTGGCGCCGGCGGACGGCCGCGCCGCGTTTGAGACCGGCCAGGTGGATGCCTGGGTGACGTGGGAGCCGTTCGTCGCCAGCGCCGAGCGCCAGCAGCACGCCCGCGTGCTGAGCCAGGGGCAGGGTATCGCCAGCTACCAGCGCTATTACCTGGCTTCCAGCACCTATGCCCGTAACCACCCTGAAATCCTGGCGTTGATTTACCGCGAGCTGGCGAAAACCGGCGTTTGGATTAAAGCCAACCCCAGCGAAGCGGCAGCGCTGCTGGGGCCGCTGTGGGGCAATCTGGACAGCGCAACCGTCGAACAGGCCAACGCCCGCCGCACTTACCAGGTGCGGCCGGTGACGCGTGAAGGTTTGCATGAGCAACAGCAAATCGCCGATGCGTTTTTTGACGCCGGGCTGTTGCCTAAGCGGATCGATGCGCAGGCGGTGACGATCTGGGCCCCCACAGCGGGAAAATAACATCAGCGGCGTGGGTGGTACCAGCCTGGAAGTCGAACTGCGGGTAACGTTGATTAACGGCAATTGTGCAATTCATTGATTTCGCCGTTGCGGATATCCCGTTAGCGCTGATTTACGCCAAATCCCACCACCGCCATTGCTGGCCGAGTTCGGTTTAGCCAGCTAAGCCTGTTAGCCCGCGTGCGCCGGGCGATCGCTAACCTGCTGCTTCACCCGCTCAATGTATATTTCCCGCAGCCGGCGCGTGACGGGGCCGGGTTTGCCGTCGCCGATGGTTTTGCCATCCAGCGTGACCACCGGCAGCACGAAAGTGGTGGCTGAACTGATGAAAATCTCGCTGGCGTGATAGGCTTCTTCCGGGGTGAACAGCCGTTGTTCCAGCGTGATGTCATCGCTGGCCGCCAACGCCAACAGCGCGTGGCGAGTAATGCCGTGCAGAATGTCGTTGCTTAACGGGCGCGTGACCACGGTGCGATCGTGCAGAACGATGTAGCAGTTACAGGAACTGCCTTCGGTAATGAAGCCGTTTTTCACCAGAAAGGCATCATCGGCATGCTGCGCGTGGGCGTACTCTTTGGCCAGGCAGGGAGCAAGCAGGTTGACGGTTTTAATATCCCGGCGGTGCCAGCGGATATCGGGGCAGGTAACGACATGCAGGCCGCTTTGCGCTTTGGGGTTATCCAGCACGGCGCGGGCCTGGGTAAACAGCACCAGCGTGGGCTGCACCCCGGCGGGGGGGAAGCTGAAATCGCGATCGCCGGCGCTGCCGCGGCTGATCTGCAAATAAATCGCCCCTTCTTGCAAGCCGTTCTTTTCGATCATGGCCTGATGGATCGCCTGCAGTTCGGCAAGGGTGACCGGCAGCGCCAGCGACAGTTCGCGGCAAGAGCGCTGTAAACGCGCCATGTGGCCGTCAAACTCCACCAGTTTGCCATTAACGACGGCGGTGACTTCGTACACGGCATCGGCAAACAGGAAACCGCGGTCAAAGACTGAAATTTTGGCTTCGTTTTCTGGCACATAGTGCCCATCGACATAAACAAGACGTTGCATCACGAACTCCTTAATTATCGCGTTGTTGCAGTTCGCCGGTTAACCCCACAATGCCGCTTGCGGCGCGTGCAGGGTGCTGCTGTCATAGTGCAGGCCGTGAGCGCGATCGCGCTGTAACAGCAACGGGCCGTCAAGATCGATAACCTGCGCGCCCTGGGCCACGATCATCGCCGGCGCAATTGAGAGCGAGGTGCTGACCATACAACCCACCATGATCTGCAACCCCTGCGCCTGGGCGCTGGCACGCAGCCGCAGCGCCTCGGTCAGCCCGCCGGTTTTGTCCAGCTTGATGTTGATCATGTCATAGCAACCGGCGATCGCCGCCAGCGAATGGCTATCATGGCAGGATTCATCGGCGCAGATCGGGATCGGGTGCGGCAGTTCGGCTAAAATGCCGTCTTTGCCGGCGGGAAGCGGCTGTTCGATCATCGTCACGCCCAATGCCGCCAGCGCCGGCACCAGTTTCAGGTAGAGCGCGGCATCCCATCCTTCGTTGGCATCAACAATCAGGCGGGCGGCAGGCGCACCCTGGCGCACCGCCGCCACCCTGGCTAAATCGTCGTGATCCGCCAGCTTCAGCTTCAGCAACGGGCGGTGGGCGTTTTGCCGCGCTGCCTGCTGCATGCGCGCCGGGGTATCCAGCGACAGCGTATAGGCGGTTTGCAATACCCCCGGCGCCGGCAGGTTCAGGCGCTGCCAGATCCGTTGGTTATGCTGTTTGCATTCCAGATCCCAAAAGGCGCAGTCGAGGGCATTGCGCGCCGCGCCGGGCGGCAGCCGGGTTTGCAACGCTTCGCGATCGAGGCCGTGGCGCAGATCGTCACGCAGCGCGGCGATCTGCGCCATCACGCTGTCGACGGATTCACCATAGCGGGCATAGGGCACGCATTCGCCATAGCCCGCTGCGCCGTTGGCGCTCAGGGCGACCACCACCACATCCGCCTGGGTTTTGCTGCCGCGCGAAATGGTAAAGGTGCTCTGCAGTGGCCAGCCTTCCTGCAGCAGTTCGATGTCGATCATAGGCCCGCCAATTGGTCAACAATGCGCCCAACACCCTGGCGGAATGGATCCACCACTGGCAAACCGAATTTTTTCTCAAGATCGCGGGCTAACTGCAGCGCGTCTTGTTCACTGAGCGCCGCGGTATTGACCGAGATGCCGACGAAACGCGCCTTGGGGTTGGTCAACTGCGCAACGGATAAATTCAAGGCCATGCAGGCGGCCAGATCCGGAATCGGGTAGTCA is part of the Gibbsiella quercinecans genome and encodes:
- a CDS encoding NTP/NDP exchange transporter, which gives rise to MANLHALLHHGLNIQPGEIRAVAAGFMLQFSLFASYFAMRPIRETMGIVGGVENLQWLFTATFFATLAVSPLFGWLASRAKRKHIARWVYSFFAVNTMAFAGAIYLHGETLWLARIFFVWLSVFNLIAISLAWSILVDVFTPEQAKRLFAVMAAGASLGGLAGPLIGVLFVTVIGNAGLLLVATVLLLLTLFCAEYLQKTFAASAGTLAPGDNTALGGNPFDGAVHAFRTPLLFGIALFVTLLASVNTFLYFEQARFVAEHFTDRAAQTRFFSGVDTLVQFLTLMLQLFVTGRIAAAFGIRALLLIVPILMIGGFIMLSFSALLGVLVVVMVLRRVGEYALIKPGREMLFTAVETTDKYKAKNFIDSVIYRGADAVSGWLKAASDLLLSPQMGGFAGAAMAFAWWLSAVWVLRLHRRQEKTPVYAGTR
- the dgcA gene encoding N-acetyl-D-Glu racemase DgcA, encoding MIDIELLQEGWPLQSTFTISRGSKTQADVVVVALSANGAAGYGECVPYARYGESVDSVMAQIAALRDDLRHGLDREALQTRLPPGAARNALDCAFWDLECKQHNQRIWQRLNLPAPGVLQTAYTLSLDTPARMQQAARQNAHRPLLKLKLADHDDLARVAAVRQGAPAARLIVDANEGWDAALYLKLVPALAALGVTMIEQPLPAGKDGILAELPHPIPICADESCHDSHSLAAIAGCYDMINIKLDKTGGLTEALRLRASAQAQGLQIMVGCMVSTSLSIAPAMIVAQGAQVIDLDGPLLLQRDRAHGLHYDSSTLHAPQAALWG
- a CDS encoding aliphatic sulfonate ABC transporter substrate-binding protein, coding for MSFHNLIPRRVFYSAMVLIALLLQFPAAAQTELRIGYQKSSTLMTLLKLQGTLEKELGPQGVNISWFEFSSGLPLLESLNVGNVDISADVADTVPVFAQAAGADLTYFAREEASPDAQAILVPQTSSLTTLAQLKGKRIAVTKAAGSHYFLIAALAKAHLSFKDITPAYLAPADGRAAFETGQVDAWVTWEPFVASAERQQHARVLSQGQGIASYQRYYLASSTYARNHPEILALIYRELAKTGVWIKANPSEAAALLGPLWGNLDSATVEQANARRTYQVRPVTREGLHEQQQIADAFFDAGLLPKRIDAQAVTIWAPTAGK
- a CDS encoding D-amino-acid transaminase, which encodes MQRLVYVDGHYVPENEAKISVFDRGFLFADAVYEVTAVVNGKLVEFDGHMARLQRSCRELSLALPVTLAELQAIHQAMIEKNGLQEGAIYLQISRGSAGDRDFSFPPAGVQPTLVLFTQARAVLDNPKAQSGLHVVTCPDIRWHRRDIKTVNLLAPCLAKEYAHAQHADDAFLVKNGFITEGSSCNCYIVLHDRTVVTRPLSNDILHGITRHALLALAASDDITLEQRLFTPEEAYHASEIFISSATTFVLPVVTLDGKTIGDGKPGPVTRRLREIYIERVKQQVSDRPAHAG